The following are encoded together in the Bacillus cereus group sp. RP43 genome:
- a CDS encoding sigma 54-interacting transcriptional regulator, which yields MVAEKERVLMDLQDVFEYAFDEIFVTDDKGIVVRVNSMCERHYQLSAKELVGKHVKELQKEGIFYPSATLEVIEKKRPVELVQTTKSGEYLHVRTRPVFDDEGNLRRVISYSRDLTELYQLRQKVEEMDNQLKTYKKELRETYEHEGLIFKSSAMQKIVETIKKVSVVDSTVLVLGETGVGKSRLVRHLHEVSHRKNESFYEINCAALPTNLIESELFGYSGGSFTGANREGKKGLLESAHKGTLFLDEIGEMPLEIQAKLLQVLQEKTFRPIGGRELKKVDVRIVAATNRDLSTMVKQGTFRKDLYYRLNVIPISIPPLRERTEDILPLIYHYLQHFNKKYGRDVKLAPSTLQMFVGYPWEGNNREIENVIERIVITADDFVMVEDLPLSMQEATVEQSGQSLYRMLEEVERNIILKAYKTYGSSYKVAEFLQISQSAATRKIKKFIEEEENIG from the coding sequence ATGGTTGCAGAAAAGGAACGAGTGTTGATGGATTTACAAGATGTATTTGAATATGCATTTGACGAAATTTTTGTTACAGATGATAAAGGAATCGTTGTGCGTGTAAATAGTATGTGTGAAAGACATTACCAACTCTCTGCTAAGGAATTAGTAGGAAAGCATGTAAAAGAACTACAGAAAGAAGGAATTTTTTATCCGTCTGCAACATTAGAAGTAATTGAAAAGAAAAGGCCGGTTGAACTTGTTCAAACAACAAAATCAGGAGAGTATTTGCATGTTCGTACAAGACCTGTTTTTGATGATGAAGGAAATTTAAGAAGAGTGATTAGTTATTCTCGTGATCTTACAGAACTCTATCAATTACGTCAAAAGGTAGAGGAGATGGATAATCAGTTAAAAACATATAAAAAAGAATTAAGAGAAACATATGAACACGAAGGTCTTATTTTTAAAAGTAGCGCTATGCAAAAAATAGTCGAAACAATAAAAAAAGTATCTGTAGTAGATAGTACAGTTCTCGTTTTAGGTGAGACTGGAGTGGGGAAAAGCCGATTAGTACGTCATTTACATGAAGTAAGTCACCGGAAGAATGAAAGTTTCTATGAAATTAATTGTGCGGCATTACCGACGAATTTAATTGAATCAGAGCTTTTTGGATATTCAGGTGGGTCTTTTACAGGTGCAAATCGTGAAGGGAAAAAGGGATTACTAGAATCAGCGCATAAAGGAACTCTTTTCTTAGATGAAATTGGTGAAATGCCGCTTGAAATTCAAGCGAAGCTTTTGCAAGTATTGCAAGAAAAAACTTTTCGCCCTATAGGCGGAAGAGAATTAAAAAAGGTGGACGTTAGAATTGTAGCGGCAACAAATAGAGATTTAAGTACGATGGTGAAACAAGGAACATTCCGGAAAGATTTATACTATCGTCTGAATGTCATTCCAATTTCAATTCCGCCACTTCGGGAGAGAACAGAAGATATTTTGCCGCTTATCTATCATTATTTACAGCATTTTAATAAAAAGTACGGACGTGATGTAAAGTTAGCTCCTAGTACGTTACAAATGTTTGTAGGGTACCCTTGGGAAGGAAATAATAGAGAGATTGAAAATGTAATTGAACGAATTGTTATCACTGCAGATGATTTTGTAATGGTAGAAGATTTGCCACTATCTATGCAAGAGGCAACAGTTGAACAATCCGGACAAAGTCTTTATAGAATGCTGGAAGAGGTAGAGAGAAATATTATTCTTAAAGCGTATAAAACGTATGGATCAAGTTATAAAGTGGCTGAGTTTTTGCAAATAAGTCAATCTGCTGCTACTAGGAAAATTAAGAAGTTTATAGAGGAGGAAGAAAACATTGGATAA